In Gemmatimonadales bacterium, the DNA window TCGGCGGTGATCCGAATCGCATCTACGTCTCCGGCCACTCCTCGGGCGGCCACCTCGCGGGCGTGATCCTCACCACCGACTGGATGAGGCACTACGGCCTGCCGGCCGATACCGTGAAGGGCGGGCTCTGCTGCAGCGGCATGTTCGACCTGAAGCCGGTGCGCCTCTCGGCGCGCAGCTCCTACGTGAAGTTCACCGACGAGATGGAGGAGGCCCTGAGCCCGCAGCGCCGTCTCGACAAGCTCACCGCCCCGGTCATCGTCGCCTACGGAACTCTGGAGACGCCCGAGTTCCAGCGCCAGTCGCGCGACTTCGCCGCCGCGGTGAAGTCGGCGGGCAAGCCGGTGCAGCTCCTCGTCGCCAACGGCTACAACCACTTCGAGATCATCGAGACGCTCGCGAATCCTTACGGCCTCCTGGGGCGCGCGGTGCTCCAGCAGATGCAGCTCGCCCAGGCGTGACGCCCGTGTTCGCGCGAATCGGCACGTGGCAGGGATCGCGCGACGAGCTGGAGCGCTGGATCGCGCGCGCGCGTGAAGAGGTCAAGCCGACTATCCGCCAGGATCCTGGGCTTGAAGCCGCCTACTGGCTCGTCGACCGCGACGGCGGCAAGGGGCTGATCGTGACGCTCTGGGAGAGCGAGGAGGCGATGCGAGCGAGCGAGCAGGCGCGGCTCCGAAGACAGACGGCCACGTCGGCAGCCACGGGGGCCAGGGTGACGACGGACCGGTACGAGGTCGTCGACTACG includes these proteins:
- a CDS encoding antibiotic biosynthesis monooxygenase, which produces MFARIGTWQGSRDELERWIARAREEVKPTIRQDPGLEAAYWLVDRDGGKGLIVTLWESEEAMRASEQARLRRQTATSAATGARVTTDRYEVVDYVRRPCRF